The following coding sequences lie in one Heliomicrobium undosum genomic window:
- a CDS encoding DUF6273 domain-containing protein, with product MKTVEWYRNAKPGEMITFGAYSQTGEGADRTPIKWRVLQNSGSELFILSEYILDCKQYHSKYIDISWRDSDLRKWLNDAFYNVAFNDSEKRCIKTTHCTDNGDNSPDTEDKVFLLSQSEVRELTDKFVESPFSVKRRAIGTEFAKAKKSDGCHLYVYDKTDKRNYLIENEKECGCSWWWLRTQGNQPTRAFFVGPRSSVRSYGEVTLTRDGVRPALKINV from the coding sequence TTGAAAACAGTAGAATGGTACCGGAACGCGAAACCCGGCGAAATGATTACTTTCGGCGCTTATTCGCAGACGGGGGAAGGTGCGGACAGAACGCCGATAAAGTGGCGAGTGCTGCAAAATTCAGGGAGTGAGCTGTTCATTTTAAGCGAGTATATTTTGGACTGCAAGCAGTATCATAGCAAGTATATAGATATTTCCTGGCGTGACTCTGATTTGCGGAAGTGGCTGAACGATGCGTTTTATAACGTCGCGTTCAATGATTCAGAGAAGAGATGTATCAAGACTACACATTGCACGGACAATGGAGATAATAGTCCGGACACTGAGGACAAAGTTTTTTTGCTCAGCCAATCGGAAGTAAGAGAACTCACCGATAAATTTGTTGAAAGTCCTTTCAGTGTAAAGCGTCGTGCAATCGGCACAGAGTTTGCGAAAGCGAAGAAAAGTGATGGCTGCCACTTGTATGTGTACGATAAAACTGACAAACGCAATTATTTAATTGAAAACGAAAAGGAATGCGGCTGTTCCTGGTGGTGGTTGAGAACCCAAGGGAATCAACCCACCCGGGCATTTTTTGTTGGCCCTCGTAGCAGTGTGCGAAGTTATGGGGAGGTAACCCTGACTCGTGATGGTGTTCGCCCTGCACTAAAAATTAATGTTTAA